Proteins found in one Aquificaceae bacterium genomic segment:
- a CDS encoding HDIG domain-containing metalloprotein, protein MQELIFEKGIKHTAHGLNFYMTYFDDIARVLPREAYCFIVGGWVRDRFLGEPVGYHIDVDLLVTCDPRETAKKLAERIGGSYFEFEKKGLLRRPTIATVVLRIPPYKYRFDFAQIKGRDLEKALVEDLLSRDFTANAMAVSIDDVLSIGAKQTLIYDPAHGVEDLEQGLLRPISLKNLEEDPVRILRGFRLAVEKNLELTEDFYEFVKKKKHLVKKAPAERINLELFKILRHPKSYRVLKDLYAYGVLQELFPDTDRWKEIRDQGEHHIYPLEEHVFRVLEALERVIQERDRYLPAELLENFGKMEVHGEFSDIELLKLSALFHDLAKPHTFEIREGKITFYNHDKLGAELVRSYGKTYKWGELAVEFVAKLVREHLRPFYLRESLFKGQLTDRGRANFWRECGDIAGHLFLHAIADAMGSGDQEAEIKKLLETIHDLVSFKREKLSKVPMKALLDGREIMQTLGIAQGPLVGKLKKALEEAQLEGKVKTKEEALEFIKAYYKSLKEEA, encoded by the coding sequence ATGCAGGAGCTTATCTTTGAGAAGGGCATAAAGCATACTGCGCACGGGCTTAACTTTTATATGACCTACTTTGACGATATTGCAAGGGTTCTACCGAGGGAAGCCTACTGTTTTATAGTGGGTGGTTGGGTAAGAGATAGGTTTCTGGGTGAGCCTGTGGGATACCATATAGATGTAGACCTTTTGGTAACCTGCGACCCAAGAGAAACCGCCAAAAAGCTCGCAGAGAGGATAGGTGGCTCTTACTTTGAATTTGAGAAAAAGGGACTGCTTAGGAGACCTACCATAGCGACGGTGGTTTTGAGAATTCCACCCTACAAGTATCGTTTTGACTTTGCTCAGATAAAGGGTAGAGACTTAGAAAAGGCTCTGGTGGAAGACCTGCTCTCAAGAGACTTTACCGCCAATGCTATGGCGGTTAGCATAGATGATGTGCTTAGCATAGGTGCAAAGCAAACCCTAATATACGACCCAGCTCATGGTGTAGAGGACTTAGAGCAGGGGCTTTTGAGACCCATCTCCCTCAAAAACCTTGAAGAAGACCCAGTAAGGATACTACGGGGCTTTCGCCTTGCGGTAGAAAAGAATCTGGAGCTTACCGAAGATTTTTACGAGTTTGTAAAGAAAAAGAAGCATCTTGTAAAGAAGGCACCAGCAGAGAGGATAAATCTTGAGCTTTTCAAAATCCTTAGACATCCTAAAAGCTATAGGGTGCTCAAAGACCTGTATGCGTATGGAGTTTTGCAGGAGCTTTTCCCAGACACAGACCGTTGGAAGGAGATAAGAGACCAGGGGGAGCATCATATATACCCTCTTGAAGAGCATGTCTTTAGAGTGTTGGAAGCCCTTGAAAGGGTCATTCAAGAAAGAGACAGATACCTGCCTGCGGAGCTTTTGGAAAACTTTGGAAAAATGGAAGTGCATGGGGAATTTTCTGACATTGAGCTACTTAAACTTTCCGCACTCTTTCATGACCTTGCAAAGCCTCACACCTTTGAAATTAGAGAGGGGAAAATAACCTTTTACAACCATGATAAACTGGGTGCGGAGCTGGTAAGGAGCTATGGCAAAACCTATAAGTGGGGTGAACTTGCGGTAGAGTTTGTGGCAAAGCTTGTGAGAGAGCATCTAAGACCCTTTTACCTAAGGGAGTCTCTTTTTAAGGGTCAGCTCACAGACAGAGGAAGGGCGAACTTTTGGAGAGAGTGTGGAGACATAGCAGGTCATCTCTTTTTGCATGCCATTGCGGACGCTATGGGTAGTGGCGACCAAGAGGCGGAGATAAAGAAACTTCTTGAGACTATACATGACTTGGTAAGCTTTAAAAGAGAAAAACTTTCAAAAGTCCCAATGAAAGCCCTGCTTGATGGAAGGGAGATAATGCAGACCCTTGGTATAGCTCAGGGTCCTCTTGTGGGAAAGCTCAAGAAAGCTCTTGAGGAAGCCCAGTTGGAGGGTAAGGTAAAGACCAAAGAGGAAGCCCTTGAGTTTATAAAGGCTTACTATAAAAGCCTGAAAGAAGAAGCATAG
- the pstC gene encoding phosphate ABC transporter permease subunit PstC, producing MTLSIGVKKAIDIALYLFLMLMGAVSILITFGIVWVLLVDTIRFFTHPEGGGFPTSLIRFFTETQWTPTFYNKQIGIWPLINGTFMIAFISMLVSIPLGLVVAIYLSEYASWKVRETVKPWLDFLEAVPTVVYGYFALLFVTPILSKLLEPFGIYVEGMNALAPGIVIGIMILPYTASMIEDAFKGVPQYLREASYSLGASKLRTALFVVLPAAKSGVLSAYLLGFSRAIGETMVVAVAAGMYPQITANPLEPVQTITGYIVQVALGDLPFGSFEYLSIFAAGFMLFVITLILNSIAVYLKSKTVGY from the coding sequence ATGACACTCTCCATAGGAGTTAAAAAGGCAATAGACATAGCCCTGTATCTTTTCTTGATGCTTATGGGGGCTGTGTCTATCCTCATAACCTTTGGCATAGTCTGGGTCTTGCTGGTAGACACTATAAGGTTCTTCACCCACCCCGAAGGGGGTGGCTTTCCCACTTCACTTATAAGGTTCTTTACAGAAACCCAGTGGACTCCCACTTTCTACAATAAGCAGATAGGTATATGGCCCCTAATTAACGGCACCTTTATGATTGCTTTTATATCCATGTTGGTTTCTATTCCTCTTGGGTTAGTGGTAGCCATATACCTCAGTGAATACGCCAGCTGGAAGGTTAGAGAAACGGTAAAGCCCTGGCTTGACTTTCTTGAGGCAGTTCCCACAGTGGTTTATGGCTATTTTGCCCTATTGTTCGTCACCCCCATACTTAGCAAACTTCTTGAACCCTTTGGTATATACGTGGAAGGTATGAACGCCCTAGCCCCTGGTATAGTCATAGGAATAATGATACTTCCCTATACCGCATCCATGATAGAGGATGCCTTTAAGGGTGTCCCACAATACCTAAGAGAGGCATCCTACTCTCTTGGAGCTTCTAAGCTAAGGACAGCTCTGTTTGTAGTGCTTCCTGCAGCAAAGTCTGGGGTGCTTTCCGCCTACCTTCTTGGATTTTCAAGGGCAATAGGTGAGACCATGGTGGTGGCAGTGGCAGCTGGCATGTATCCTCAGATAACCGCCAACCCCCTTGAGCCAGTTCAAACCATAACAGGATACATAGTGCAGGTGGCTCTTGGAGACCTACCTTTTGGCTCTTTTGAGTATCTATCCATATTTGCCGCAGGCTTTATGCTCTTTGTTATAACATTAATACTAAACTCCATAGCGGTTTACCTAAAATCCAAAACAGTGGGGTATTAA
- a CDS encoding type III pantothenate kinase produces MRVLTLDVGNTSVDVCLFEGSLKYVGKHSHKDVPLLSADLVLVSSVKPSANNTILEKYPHARFIGAEDVPLQSAFEGKERVGIDRLLNLYGAVQLFSKDVVVASFGTAVVLDLAIDGVFQGGFITLGVGTGLECLSQRAELIPKLELKKTIATIGKDTETAILGGFYRQYFHFLEGCLKEWQKAYGKSLSLVLTGGDGWLFEELGIYEPLLIHKAMLLLSGFYSKPL; encoded by the coding sequence GTGAGAGTTTTAACCCTTGATGTGGGAAATACCTCAGTGGACGTGTGCCTCTTTGAGGGTTCTTTGAAGTATGTGGGTAAACACAGTCATAAGGATGTGCCACTCTTGAGTGCAGACCTTGTGCTCGTGTCCTCTGTCAAACCCTCGGCGAACAACACTATCCTTGAAAAATACCCCCATGCGAGGTTTATAGGGGCGGAGGATGTGCCACTTCAAAGTGCCTTTGAGGGAAAGGAGAGAGTGGGCATAGACAGATTGCTCAACCTTTACGGAGCGGTCCAGCTCTTTTCAAAGGACGTAGTGGTAGCCAGCTTTGGCACTGCGGTAGTCTTAGACTTGGCGATAGATGGTGTATTTCAAGGTGGCTTTATAACTCTTGGTGTGGGCACTGGGCTTGAATGCCTTTCTCAAAGGGCGGAGTTAATTCCAAAGTTAGAGTTAAAAAAGACCATAGCCACCATAGGCAAAGATACAGAGACTGCAATTCTCGGTGGGTTTTATAGGCAGTATTTTCATTTCCTTGAGGGATGTTTGAAAGAATGGCAAAAAGCCTATGGCAAGAGCCTTAGTCTTGTGCTAACCGGTGGCGATGGATGGCTCTTTGAGGAGCTTGGCATATACGAGCCTCTTCTTATCCACAAGGCTATGCTTCTTCTTTCAGGCTTTTATAGTAAGCCTTTATAA
- a CDS encoding PstS family phosphate ABC transporter substrate-binding protein, with protein sequence MRKRMLQSAVLSMGALALLSVPAKAQQIIRIDGSSTVYPLTEGIAEEFQKAKRGAVKVTVGISGTGGGFKKFCRGETDISNASRPILAREMEECRRNGIQYIELPIAYDGLAVVVNPRNNWATCMTVEQLREIWKPESQGKKFMWSDLDPKWPRVEIKLCGPGSDSGTFDYFTEAIVGKARASRGDYLASEDDNVLVQFARRERGALCYFGLAYVEENKGKVKAIQIKNPKTGQCVAPTYQTVQNGTYQPLSRPLFIYVNAKAVEERPEVREFVEFYLKNAGRIARQVGYIALPDRAYRMAEERFRKRVVGTVFGGEPQVGLTIDELLKREARQ encoded by the coding sequence ATGAGAAAGAGGATGTTGCAGAGTGCTGTCCTCTCAATGGGAGCTTTGGCTCTCTTGTCCGTGCCTGCAAAGGCACAGCAGATAATCAGGATTGACGGCTCTTCCACCGTTTACCCCTTAACAGAGGGTATAGCGGAAGAGTTCCAAAAGGCAAAGAGGGGTGCGGTAAAGGTCACCGTGGGCATATCTGGCACAGGTGGTGGCTTTAAGAAGTTCTGCAGAGGCGAAACGGACATATCCAACGCCTCAAGACCCATACTTGCAAGGGAAATGGAAGAATGCAGAAGGAACGGCATTCAGTATATTGAACTTCCTATAGCCTATGACGGTCTTGCGGTGGTGGTAAACCCAAGAAACAACTGGGCAACCTGCATGACGGTGGAACAGCTAAGAGAAATATGGAAGCCTGAATCCCAGGGCAAAAAGTTCATGTGGTCAGACCTTGACCCCAAGTGGCCCAGAGTGGAAATAAAGCTTTGTGGACCTGGTTCTGACTCTGGAACCTTTGACTACTTTACAGAAGCAATAGTGGGTAAGGCAAGGGCTTCAAGAGGTGACTACCTTGCATCTGAAGACGACAATGTGCTTGTGCAATTTGCCCGAAGGGAAAGGGGTGCTCTCTGCTACTTTGGACTTGCCTATGTGGAAGAGAACAAGGGTAAGGTGAAGGCTATACAGATAAAGAATCCCAAGACTGGTCAGTGCGTTGCACCCACATATCAAACAGTCCAAAACGGCACATATCAACCACTCTCCAGACCACTCTTTATATATGTAAACGCAAAGGCTGTGGAGGAAAGACCTGAGGTAAGGGAGTTCGTAGAGTTTTATCTCAAAAACGCAGGCAGGATAGCCAGACAAGTGGGATACATAGCTCTTCCTGACAGGGCTTACAGAATGGCAGAGGAAAGGTTCAGAAAAAGAGTGGTAGGCACCGTCTTTGGTGGTGAACCACAGGTTGGTCTTACCATAGATGAACTTCTCAAGAGGGAAGCCAGGCAATGA
- the thrB gene encoding homoserine kinase, with amino-acid sequence MLRLLVPASTSNFGSGFDAFGLALSLYNEFYIEPSKVYTIEIEGEGVSLPKDESNLFVRVYKRACKVFALEEKPFKLRQVNRVPTARGLGSSATAIVGGILAFESLHGISLSLEEKLKVAFEFEPHPDNLLPAFLGGFVVCVSSEEGVRFLRLDFPEELKVVVCVPDFELSTQRAREVLRKEVSIKDAVFNLQRSALFVGAILTRSFELLKEAVKDKLHQPYRSELIPGFWKVLQRAYEAGALAVFLSGAGPSVASLCIDEAEKVGSAMVQAFKEEGINSRYITLRASKEGARCESFNP; translated from the coding sequence ACCAGCAACTTTGGTTCTGGTTTTGATGCCTTTGGTCTTGCCCTCAGCCTGTATAACGAGTTCTATATAGAGCCTTCTAAGGTATATACCATAGAGATAGAAGGTGAGGGTGTAAGTCTGCCAAAAGACGAGAGCAATCTGTTTGTAAGAGTTTACAAAAGAGCCTGTAAGGTGTTTGCTCTTGAGGAAAAGCCTTTTAAACTCAGGCAGGTAAACCGAGTCCCTACCGCAAGAGGGCTTGGCTCTTCTGCCACTGCCATAGTGGGTGGCATCTTAGCCTTTGAGTCTTTACATGGCATTAGTCTAAGTCTTGAGGAAAAGCTAAAGGTTGCCTTTGAGTTTGAGCCACATCCGGACAACCTACTTCCTGCCTTTCTTGGTGGCTTTGTGGTGTGTGTAAGCTCTGAGGAGGGTGTTAGGTTTCTAAGGCTTGACTTCCCAGAGGAGCTAAAGGTAGTGGTATGTGTGCCAGACTTTGAGCTTTCCACCCAGAGGGCAAGAGAGGTGCTAAGAAAAGAGGTATCTATAAAGGATGCGGTCTTTAACCTGCAAAGGTCTGCTCTTTTTGTGGGTGCAATTCTTACGAGGAGCTTTGAGCTTTTGAAAGAGGCAGTTAAGGACAAACTTCATCAACCCTACAGGTCTGAGCTAATACCAGGCTTTTGGAAAGTGCTCCAGAGGGCTTACGAGGCTGGTGCTTTGGCGGTCTTTCTGAGCGGTGCGGGTCCTTCTGTGGCAAGTCTGTGTATTGACGAGGCGGAAAAGGTGGGCTCTGCCATGGTTCAAGCCTTCAAAGAGGAGGGTATAAACTCAAGGTATATAACGCTCCGAGCCTCCAAAGAGGGTGCAAGATGTGAGAGTTTTAACCCTTGA